In Lycium barbarum isolate Lr01 chromosome 9, ASM1917538v2, whole genome shotgun sequence, the DNA window TCTTCCTAAGTTTGAAGAATACTTTTGGTGTTTGTTAAAATATTCTTTTATCTTTTTAAACTTCGTGCTCAATTAAATATTACCATATACTCCATCTGCGCTCTCCCCCTCCCCACCCCCCCTTCTCCCGGTTTATGTGAGGCATTTGATTGGACGATATTTTAAGGAAAAAtgatctttttatttttatttttaaaacttgaGGTCTAGAACATGTCACAAATATTTGTGTGATTACAAATAATCTAAttaagcaaaaaataaaaagtttaaagttaaaaagATATAACTCTTTTAAGGACTAAGTAAAAAAATATCACACGAAAAAATAGAATATTAACTTGGAAAGGAAAGGGGGAAAAAAAAGAGTCCAAAAACCACGTGAAATGGTGCCAAGCCTTTGATGCACATGCGCGAACATATTGATACGAAAGGAATCTGTACGGCTCTACATTTGCTAATATAAAAAAGCCTTGTACGGCTCTACATCTGCTAATATAAAAAAGCCAAAACTCTCTGCGAGTATTAAGGCTCAACACTAATCTCTCTCTTCATCAAATAGAACTACTAAAATAAATTAGTAGTAGTAGCCGAAAATGGAAAATATATTTTCTACTTCATCAACTACTTCACAGCCAAACACACTTCAAAAACTCCTTCAATATATAATCCATAGTCGTCAAGAATGGTGGATTTATTCCATCTTCTGGAAAGCATCCAAAGATGTCAATAACCGTCTTATCTTTTCTTGGGGCGATGGCCATTTTCGTGGAACTAAAGACACAGCTTCCGCGAAAATAGGCCATCGCCAGTACCATCAGCATCAGAAGAAATTTGGCTTCGATGTAATTGATGATACCAGTAATGATAATGTTACAGATTCGGAGTGGTTTTATATGTTATCTATGACACAGTGTTTCGTGGCTGAGGATGGACTCGTCGTACGAGCTTATACCTCGGCCAGCTCACACGTGTGGCTGGCTAATTATTATGAATTACAGCTTTATAATTGTGAGAGAGCTAAAGAAGCTGATTTGCATGGAATTCGTACGATTGTGTGTATTGCTACTCCTGGTGGTGTTGTTGAATTGGGTTCTTCTGATGTTATTCAAGAAAATTGGGAATTTGTTCAGCTCATTAGGTCTCTATTTGGATCAAACAATAACGTGAGTACGACTTCTCATCCACCTATCAATCAAGGTATTTCCAGCTTTGATTCTATTTCTGTTGAATTGTGTGATTGTTTCTTGTCCTCTCTTCTTTTCAATTTGTGATATAGTTTGAATCGaaatgaaatttaagaaagaattAAGTTTTTTGAAGCTTGTAACATTAAACATAACATATGTGCAGTTATAAAAGTTGAGAACTTGTTCAGCTCATTAGGTCTCTATTTGGATCATATAATAACATGAATACGACTACTCATCTACCCATGAACCAAGTATATATTTGGAGCCTTAATTTGGTTTATGTTGAATCGTGTGACTATTCATCTGATAGTGTCTAAACATATGCCTCTTCAGTGAGTCTGATTCTTAAAATACACAATTTCTTCTAAAGGCTTAATTTGTTAAAGAAAATATACTTCTAGTTAATTATATTGCGGCTCACTGCCTCAACATGTCTTTTCATGTGTTCACCTGATTCTTTTTCATGGCTAAACAtgtagaaataatttttttgtttttgtttccaTTCTTTTTGGGTGGCAGTGAGGTTAGAGAAAAGATCTCTTATCGGCTCTAATACCATGTTGAATTATGTAATCATAGTTTCATCTATGAATTCAAACTGTTAGATAGTGCTTAATTTTGATTATTTAATTACATGATGACTGAGCAGTAACATCGGGAGATCACCAGAAGGTTGGAAAACGTGGATCACCTTGGCAAGAAGCAGATGTTATAAAGCAAGAAATGGTTATAGGAAACTTAATATCAGATTCTGGCAATTCCGATTTCGAGAGCGAGTCCTCACCTATCAACAATGTTGTCAATCGGTCACGAAAGCGGGGAAAGAAGGGCGATTCAAGCAGTACAATAATAACAAGTCGAGAAACAACGATGGAAATTCACGTGGAGGCCGAgagaaaaagaagggaaaaatTGAACCATCGATTCTACGCTCTACGAAGCGTTGTTCCGTATGTGTCCAAAATGGACAAAGCTTCATTGCTAGCAGACGCAGTTACTTATATCAATGAGCTCAAATCTAAAATCGAAGATCTAGAATCCAAATTAATCGAGCCCCAGAAAAAACCTATAATTATGGAGCAACACGATTCTTATAGTGTGTCTTCTGTTGTAACTGATCGAGCTAACAATAATAAGTCATTATTACCGAGCAGCATTAACGGGGCACAAAATGGGATGGAAATTGAGGTGAAAATTATAGGATCGGAAGCCATGATTAGGGTTCAGTCTTTGGATGTGAATCATCCGTGTGCGAGATTGATGAACGTGATGAAAGAGCTGGAGTTTCAGATTTACCATGCAAGTGTTTCCAGTGTTAAAGACTTGATGCTTCAAGATATCATGATTAGGGTTCCTGATGAGTTATCAAATGAAGCAGCCCTAAAATCCACCATAGTGACAATATTAAGTGTTGCTGAGAATTAGTACTAAGCATATATTACTGCATACTGACTTGCTATCTATAGTATACCTATGATTATCCGTGTAATTCAATAATCAGGGACTCGTGTTAATTCCTTGATTCGTGTGTTTTCATATTTTCATTTCCCTAGCTAGTAGTTGTGGATGTAATATAGATCATATGTAGTAAGTTCATTAATTAAGGGAACTTCTTTAtgcaggatatatatatatataaaaaattgcAGGACATACACCCCGTGGCATGCCTCATTGATAGGAAATCTATCTATCTTTTTCTCTCTGTTTTTGCCCTTTTTCATTTTTAAAATGATTAAAAATGTGTTCCACTAAAAATATTGGGTATTCTAGTAGACGCCTCTTTTCCTAAACAGACACAACCGCTTCTTAATACCCTGCGCTAAAAACAACGGTTCCTCCACTGCGACACTGATTCGTTAATTCTCTAAACTTTCTTTCATTCCCTTCCCTCTATTCCTTCGTTCTCTATCTATTTTTATCTACGGTGCTCTTTCTTCAATTCTGCCTAAATTCTTCAATTCATCTACTAAACTCTACATTCTTTAATCATTGTCGCTTTCATGTTGCCTGTTTCCGTTACTTCCGTTGTGATGTTTTTATTGCAGTCCGTCTTTGCATTACTCCTTCACTGTTAACAGCACAGACAGGCACACTTACCAACATTCTTAAAAGTAAATTTGTGGCGAATATATATCACCTAGGGCGTTGTTCATTGTACACAGTAGCCATAACTTTCGTGGACTTCATATCTTGATGCAGGCAGCAGTTCGTCCATGCATCTTCTCTCAAATGCAAGTTCGGCGATAAGAGCAATTTCAAACAATAAGATTCTCCGGCGAGATTGATGAAGTTTTAACATTGAATTGTGTGAATGGATGATGAGATAAATCGGAGAAATACAGAGAGTAATAAGATGATTGATATATTAGGTGGAGACATTGTACGAAGGAATCTAACAGTAAAAGAGAGGGATTACTCATTCATTATTAACCGTGTTGAAAATGTGAACACAAGTGCTTACCAACTTAATTATTCTCAAAGCGAATTTGTTGTGTGGATTGCTTGCCAGGAGATGAAAACGAATAAAGTCGAGGAACTTACTCCAtgaatatattttcaaaacttcAATAAGGTATGAAAGAATAAGTTGTCTGATGGCTTATTGTCCATTGTAGTTTTATTTGCTCCATTATGATCTGCTTTTGCCTTCTTTGGTTGTTTGACATTTATACAAAGCATAAACGTAATTTGTACGGTGATCAGATCTTATAGAGTTCAAGTTAAATTTAAACTGATTAATATAATTCTCCATATGCATGTTTATATCTTCATAATGCAACTTATCTTTCATATAGGATTTCTGCAATGGAAAAAAAATTAGATCATGTGTACATCAAATACCTTCATGATTATGTAAACAACCATTTATCTTGAACTAAATGTAAAAGCTAAAAACACCATCTAATAGGGATTAGAAGAAGTATGTACTGAATCACTACTAATGCTGCACCCGTtgaaattctgccaaaaaaaaaaaaaaaatccttcttcAAAATGGGTGTTGCTATAACGTGACCTTGGTAGTTATCtgttggatgaaatgtggggtgaagTGAGGCAGTTGCCTTGATATATATGGTTTCCGTCTCGAAGGACTTCGAGCCTTGTGCTGGACAGAAACATGATTTATGTTGACAAAGATCAATTATAATTAATAGGTCATTAATCCATTGTAATTGATCATGgtagaaaaaagaagaaatattTAATAACTtccccgtctcaatttatgtgtcatctttctaatttcgagattcaaacaagCCTTTTTGGACCGTAATGTTTTCATAtatgttttaaatattttgaaaattcaattattgtgacttatacgTAGTACTTTTTATCTAGTTACTAGATgtgcaaattttattttaaaaatttaaagatttcatgcaaactgtttgactctcgaaatttgaattgtgccacataaattaTGACAGAGGAGTAGTAATTAGTTTCCTTTTATCAAAATTATAACATAATATAATTTTCcatactctatttttttttataaccacGCGAAGCGCGGGTAAATTTACTAGTTTTACTTTATAATTGTAGAAATAACTTTAAGAAAGAAGTATACTTGGGGATAGATCCAGAATTTAAGTTCTAAGGATCCATCTTTTAAGGTTTTTAGTgctgaacccattatatttttaaaatcatTAGTTCACATCTACTATTTGTTAATAAATTCTAGTGgatttttatacataaaaattacTCCATCCATCCTATTAATTTCAATTGTATTACCTTCCTTTTTGGGTTGTCCCTAAAAAGTGtatttttctatattttgtaaattgacaattcaaacatccaaCATGACAAATTTAAAATCACAGGATTCAAAAGATATTTTAGTACAGTACACACATCTTTAAATTatgaccacaagattcaaaagtctctctttATTTTTGAACTCCGTGTCTAATCAAACTAAGAAACTTAAATTTTGCACGAAAGGAGTACTGGATTCAGATAGAAACCGATTGTTATTTCATCCGCCTCCGAGTACACCTCTCTTCCCTTTTTCATGATATGTTCAACAGAAATTAAACTTAGTATTTCTTTAtaccaaaattaatttttttagcaTAAAGTTATCTAATAATCCACGGTTTTATTATAAGAATGAAGTGAGTAGACAACATAGTTAATGGACCAAAGATTAATTAATCTACAAAATAGGAGACGGAATACAAGTGGACATTAACAGTAGTACTTTGGTCGCTTCTTTATAGAGGAAAAACATTTTCCCATCCCATTACAGAGTTGTGGTAATACTAGTACAAGAATATCCGAGCTTCGTGGTCCCATTAACCAAAAAAAACAATGATAAAAAAAGAACTGTAAACTAGCCCAATAAAGCTTTCATTATATCCAAATTAATTTTGCTTCATCGGATAGCATTTTTAACTTATGGTGGAAGAAAAAGAGGAATTTTAACTTGTGGAATATTTCAACTTGtggaattatttttccaaatttcctCAAGTTCCCTAGCAAATGCTTGTTGTCTTCCGACAACGATGGTGATATGATCTTTGTTCTCGACAACCTTAACACGAGCACGAGGAATTCTGGACTGTACGTTGTAGCTGCATTCGACAGGGATAAGCTCGTCGTCTTCGCCGTGAAACACTGTGACATCGCATTTTAAATGGTTTTTCACCATATCTAGGTATCCTTCTATTTTTCCAGCAGTACCACAAATGATGTTGTGTAGAGTATGCCATGCTGCATTGTGTGTGTGGCAGCAGAATCCCTCTACTAAGTATGTTCTTATCCTGCATGTAGGTAATTAACATCGATCATTCTCATGATATAAGTAAACAATAAATTTAAAAAGGTAGCTCGATGCACGAAGTATTTCATGTTTAAGTAGAATATATCGTTAAGGGTGTTGTATATGTTACTATAGGTTTTTTAGAATAAATCGTCATAATTAAAAGAAATCTAATATTTGATTTACTAGAACATTCAGTTTCTTAGTCGTAAGAGGAGTCTGATTTACTACTTTGTTTATGTGGCTATTTAAAGCAAATAAGTCTACTACTTTGTATATGTGGCTATTTAAAGCCCTGTGGTGAATATGAAGTTTATGAGACAAACTTCCGTTCATACTTTCAACCTTGTTGCttgtatttttaaattaaaaaaagaaaagaaaagaacatTCATTGGAAAGGTTGTACTTCATAAGGTTGTGACGTAGACAATCTATCCTGACAGAATTACATCAGCAATTGATTCAATTGCTTGAATCCGTAACCTATTTGTCACATAGAAGAGAATATTTTCGTTGCCCCCAAAGACCGGTTCCTAAGTAAATGGGAAACGGGAAAcgatatagaaaaaaaaaaaaagagagattgattaaggttcttttttcttaaaaatagaTCCGAAAGAAAAAAGATGATAGGAGAAAGAGTTTAAGTTTAGTGCAGTGTATAAAACTATTTACATATCAGTTAATTTGAAAGGCAATACATCTTTACTTTTATATTTACAATTTATTTAATGGAAAATTGAATCCTAATTGTAAGTAACCAAAGTTCTTTCCTTTTCCAGCATTATTTACTCAAAATACGTTTTTCATGGTTTTCATCATTTTCttttcaactttcatgattttcatctcaGTAAAGTAATTCTTCAACACCAAATTATTTCATAATTGACTGCTATTTGCTAAAGTATTATTTTCTCTCAACGTCATGGTAAATCAACCACTGAAGTAATTCTTCAACGCCCAAACATTAGAATCTTAAAAGAAACAATTCGTCAACATCACATTGGAAACTTTTCTGATTTTCATTAGGGAATTGCTGCAATTCCCTATGAATTGAAGTTGTAGTGGCAATACTATTACCATTAACAATATTCTCATTCTGGTGAGACAGGATTAAAGTTAGTGGTAAAGttaattatttaaaattaatttactcattcatgaaaaaataaataataccAATAAATCTTGGAAACAAAACCCAAACAAATGTACATATATCCAAGAAAGTTGGATTTGATTAAAGATATGAGAATAGAATTGGCAAAAGTTTGGTATGATTGTTATGGACTGAAGAAGAATAGCAAAGATGCATTAGGCAGTGACAGAGAACTTCGAGGAGAATCTCAGAGAAAGAAGTGGTGGATTCATTCAAGGTATTTCCTATAGAGAGAGAAAATAGATTAAATTTTGAGGGTGGGGGCAAACGATTGGATTGAAAAGGAGAGAGAGAAAAGGACATTGTTTGACATTCTTTTTTGCAAATTATTTACCAAAAATTTGGTAACCTGCTGTTGCCGGTCATTATTACCTGATGGCTTAAAAAAATAGTACACTGATAGTGCACCAAATTTAAACTTTAAGAGAAAATTAATTAAGCTTGGTTTCTGTCCACAAATACATAGATGAAACAAAAAAGAATCTAAATTTTACGGATTCGGGTCTTCTCCATTTTCTCCAAGTTCTTGTTTAGATTAATGACACATGTCGTGGTCGAGAATTAATGGTATATATTTAATTAACTAAAACAAAACTCTAACCATAGGTAGAATAATTAATCACTTCCATATATTTGCTCCCAAAATATATTTTTACAATCCCATAATTCTAGATCTACCTTATATCTTTTCTAAATATATTAAaaacttttctttctttccttgagTAAACTTTTGCCGTACCTTAAATATTTTTACgtctatcctttttttttttcttcacaatatttatttttctaattgaatttgaaagggcCACAACTCCTGTAAGGCTATAGAGTAACGGAAAGTTGAGTGCTTAAATTTAATTTGCTAGTACTACCAAAAATATGTTAGGTAAGACATTTGATTCTTTATTTGGCAAATATTGTTTTATAAAGTTCTTTAATTTTATCATCATAATTCATCGGTTGGAGTTTACTTCTAATTTTCTCTCTTCGAATGAGAAGGTAAGCATATACCTATGAGATAAGCTTCAATATCGAGGGATAGGAAAAAAGTAGCAAAAAAATAACAATGATTCACGGCAAAAATTTATTCATgctaagaaaaaaaaagtttcaatatatttagaaaaaatataaTGTAGATTTAGAATTGTGAGATTGAAAAAGTATATTTTGGGAGCAAATATATGGAAGTAATTAATTATTCTAACAGTGGTTAGAGTTTTTAGTTTAGGTAATTAAATCTAGGCCATTAATTTTAgactatgatatgtatgtgtcaTTAATCCAAGCAAGAATTTGGGGAAAATGGAGAGGAGTCGGATCCAAATTTTATATACTTGTACATATAAAAGATATCTACCCGGGTAATTACAGGTACTTTCTACTCCCTtcatcccaatttaagtgttttagtttaagaaataaaaagaaccattttaatcttgtggttttaaattaaaaatgtgagtaatgtactaaaatgtcctttgaTTCTTGTGATTTTAAACTTACAGGTCGAATGGTTGAAATGTTAACTTACTAAATATGGAAAGAGATACTTTTTTTGACACATACCGAAAAGAAAAGTATGACACAGACGGATGGAGTAATAAGAAACATTGGTTGGTAATAATAAGTAACTATCCTATTATAATAAAATTATACCGACAGTGCAAATCCATCACAAAAAATGGATTGAGCCGAATTCAAATGGTACAAACAACTTCAATGTAATTGTAATTTCGCTCTGGTACGTTATTATTTGGGTCAACGGTCAAGAACCGACTTGGCTGACAATTTATACGGACTAATTAATCACAGAGAATGAATGCTAAAACGACCAAGCACAAATCTACCATTAAATCTGAGAAAGGACGAATTTTGCTTTATCCCAATCTTAAATAATCTAACTACCTGGCATGAATGACATAATAAAATGTTTGACCAAGTAAAACGGGTGGCCATGCCCAAAAAAGAGGAAAACAAAAACAGAAAACGGGCGTTGAGCAGTAGATGCAGTTGGTGGGGCATTGTTTGGTTTAAGCAACCCCCATTATATCATATTTTTTTTGGCCTAGACATTTATTACAGTGATGGATAAAGTTATGAAGGAGGTCGTTGTGTGTTGCTTCCTAATTTAATGTAAAGATTTGGTGTTAGGTTGTTTTTCATAATATATAGGTAGCTAATAAGAAAAAAGAAGCTACATATAAGATGTATATACGTATTCTTAACAGTGATGTCTTTTACTGAAAACAAATAATATAATATGACCATGTTTACTACCTTCACACAAAGCTTGGAGATCGAAGCCCACGGCAAAAATTGTAGGCATTGGTGACATAAATACTCAAAAAAATGTGGTAATACATAGTGAATTTCAAGATAAGGTGGTGGACCATGTGTAATTTCATTCTAGAAAGAAATTATTGGATGCGCAAACGAAGTCCAAATTAatagttgaaaagaaaaataaagctaCATACAAGGTGTAAAAATACTCTTAATAGTGATACCTTTTATGGAAATTGTAGTGTGCATGATAATATTTATTTTAAGTCAAACTCGCGTGATTTTTCTTAGAGAGTCTCATGTCGTTAATTTCTTCAAAAAGCCTAAACACTCTTCCAAGTAATTTTGCTAGTTAGTATTAGCAATGGACATCAAATGCTAAATTCCTCCTGGGGTCCATAGCCGTATACTCTAAAGAATGACATGGACATTAACGACACAAGAAATTTCTAAAGTTAGTTTGGACAATCAAACCTAATTCATTTCGAGACTTTGACAAGACAACGGGAGAACAAAATATATAGTTAGTGTTGGCAGGAAAAATGAGCATAATATAAACACGCACACACATACATACCTGTTTCTGGTCAGGAGTTTGGTGAGAAATTCCCACAAACGATGGTTCTTGCAGATGAGTAGGCAAATTGTTCGACTAACGTGCTCATACCAACATGCTATCGACGCTCCAAATGCAATCACTGGCCATACTCGTCTTGGCGCTATTCTCCTCATCATATACTGCGTCGCTTGTTCTccctttggtgttggaaaatatGGCTGTCATTTTGTTTCATTCAGGTCATTAGAAGGAAAAATGACATCAATTAATAAAGACAGACGTGAACTTTATCATGGCAATAATTAGGAAAACAAAGATCATATTTGCTCATGTACTATTAGAAATTGAGTAATTGGTAACAATTATAAGGCCTATGAGTTCTAAATTCTAAAGTGAAATCATGTGTTAGTAACTCACTTCTAAATTTAAATTTTGTAGATATTTAGGGATTTTTCTTAATACAAATATGGGTTCGAGCTAAAACTATTGAATTCTGTTGAACCTGTATATCGACTTCTAGCTCCGGCCCAGCCCCACTATCAGAAATGTGTCTCAATTTTGTCCTAACCCCTTCTCCAACCAGAAGTAATTTTAAACTATAGTCAAAAGTTGAGGAGAAATTTGATTTTTCTCGAAGAATTTGGTCATGTGAAGTCTACATATATCACTAAATAGGGTTCTTTTTACGTTTCCTGTGGAGCTCGTTTAATACCAAAAGTGTTAACGGATAAAAAAATTGAACCACTTCAAATAGTACAAGGACGAGTTTGGACCATTTCTTACCGGTGCAAGTAAAGTGAGGGATTTAACTAAGCCAGGGTGTTTTACAGCGAGTGCCAGCGCCAAGATACAGCCCAATGAATGTGCCACAATGTGGAAAGATTTGACCTTGTATGGCTCTAACACTGATTTCTCAATCATGTCTAGATGCTCCCTTAAGGTGTATAGTGATTCATTTGGCTTTGGACTTCTTCCAAATCCTAGCAGATCCACCGCAAATAACCGATACTTCGATTTTGTAGCCTTTGTAAAGTTTGGAAACAGAGTCTCTGTCCAAAATTCTGATGATGATATGAACCCATGTATGAAGATCACATTTTCTTGCACGTTCTCTGTATTTTTTTAACACAAATATAAGGCATTAAACTAAAAACAAAAAAGGATATACTAGTAGTTCTTTACTTCTTTTGGTCCATGATAAATGTCGTTAAAGTTTTTGACACACCCTAAAATAAGTACTACCACTAATTTAATAGCATTCATTATAAGGATTAT includes these proteins:
- the LOC132609965 gene encoding probable lysophospholipase BODYGUARD 3 — its product is MSIMEKAKSTFTMAGRILNEVISFLVFTVLDVLDFLLCYTYKVIDFIVEAEWKPCYCSSAKQAITSNGTILVSESKIMCLTSSSSCKKLQLEEISDTLYTRSSLAAEVSKFTVNELKKLKLENATTVRKGNMRSTFTVNSTIVEMLQGKIGGQKSHPIPRWSDCDCKTCNSWSSSCKDTLFVHVDGAKENVQENVIFIHGFISSSEFWTETLFPNFTKATKSKYRLFAVDLLGFGRSPKPNESLYTLREHLDMIEKSVLEPYKVKSFHIVAHSLGCILALALAVKHPGLVKSLTLLAPPYFPTPKGEQATQYMMRRIAPRRVWPVIAFGASIACWYEHVSRTICLLICKNHRLWEFLTKLLTRNRIRTYLVEGFCCHTHNAAWHTLHNIICGTAGKIEGYLDMVKNHLKCDVTVFHGEDDELIPVECSYNVQSRIPRARVKVVENKDHITIVVGRQQAFARELEEIWKNNSTS
- the LOC132608789 gene encoding transcription factor MYC2-like, with the protein product MENIFSTSSTTSQPNTLQKLLQYIIHSRQEWWIYSIFWKASKDVNNRLIFSWGDGHFRGTKDTASAKIGHRQYHQHQKKFGFDVIDDTSNDNVTDSEWFYMLSMTQCFVAEDGLVVRAYTSASSHVWLANYYELQLYNCERAKEADLHGIRTIVCIATPGGVVELGSSDVIQENWEFVQLIRSLFGSNNNVSTTSHPPINQVTSGDHQKVGKRGSPWQEADVIKQEMVIGNLISDSGNSDFESESSPINNVVNRSRKRGKKGDSSSTIITSRETTMEIHVEAERKRREKLNHRFYALRSVVPYVSKMDKASLLADAVTYINELKSKIEDLESKLIEPQKKPIIMEQHDSYSVSSVVTDRANNNKSLLPSSINGAQNGMEIEVKIIGSEAMIRVQSLDVNHPCARLMNVMKELEFQIYHASVSSVKDLMLQDIMIRVPDELSNEAALKSTIVTILSVAEN